In Mytilus edulis chromosome 4, xbMytEdul2.2, whole genome shotgun sequence, the following proteins share a genomic window:
- the LOC139518538 gene encoding uncharacterized protein isoform X2, giving the protein MVCTDRDSCSSACYETGLNLCHLHSACCPEVEVTEGAQTMRKKPVAASCTCPIGYTKLDNQHISRNCYLFGGLEHCLPWQSAEDICMSTRGAHLWVPDSKDEAEALREKFGIGDDDADVWTGAKDLTNNGTYLFTQTNTQLDLDNLPFGLEEGSNRGGCVELEFNDEQFYEDGYWYDIYGWFWDADECDEDELYVCEFPVECL; this is encoded by the exons ATGGTATGTACCGATAGAGATAGCTGTTCATCTGCCTGCTATGAAACTGGTTTAAATCTTTGTCATTTACATTCAGCTTGTTGTCCTGAAGTGGAGGTTACTGAAGGAGCACAgacaatgagaaaaaaaccagTAGCTG CATCGTGTACGTGTCCCATTGGATACACAAAGCTGGATAATCAGCATATTAGTCGTAACTGCTACCTCTTTGGCGGACTAGAGCACTGTCTACCATGGCAGTCGGCTGAG GATATATGTATGAGCACTCGGGGCGCTCACTTATGGGTTCCTGATAGCAAAGACGAAGCTGAGGCACTTCGGGAAAAATTTGGAATAG GTGATGACGATGCAGATGTCTGGACCGGTGCCAAAGATCTGACGAATAATGGTACATACCTGTTTACACAGACCAATACACAACTTGATCTTGATAATCTACCGTTTGGACTTG AAGAAGGATCAAACCGTGGAGGATGTGTAGAACTAGAGTTTAATGATGAACAGTTTTATGAAGATGGTTACTGGTATGATATATATGGTTGGTTCTGGGATGCTGATGAGTGTGACGAAGATGAGCTTTATGTGTGCGAGTTTCCAGTT gAATGTCTATGA
- the LOC139518538 gene encoding uncharacterized protein isoform X1, whose product MVCTDRDSCSSACYETGLNLCHLHSACCPEVEVTEGAQTMRKKPVAASCTCPIGYTKLDNQHISRNCYLFGGLEHCLPWQSAEDICMSTRGAHLWVPDSKDEAEALREKFGIGDDDADVWTGAKDLTNNGTYLFTQTNTQLDLDNLPFGLEEGSNRGGCVELEFNDEQFYEDGYWYDIYGWFWDADECDEDELYVCEFPVVRLDTFCRKDTYTINSNVKNYQSIDY is encoded by the exons ATGGTATGTACCGATAGAGATAGCTGTTCATCTGCCTGCTATGAAACTGGTTTAAATCTTTGTCATTTACATTCAGCTTGTTGTCCTGAAGTGGAGGTTACTGAAGGAGCACAgacaatgagaaaaaaaccagTAGCTG CATCGTGTACGTGTCCCATTGGATACACAAAGCTGGATAATCAGCATATTAGTCGTAACTGCTACCTCTTTGGCGGACTAGAGCACTGTCTACCATGGCAGTCGGCTGAG GATATATGTATGAGCACTCGGGGCGCTCACTTATGGGTTCCTGATAGCAAAGACGAAGCTGAGGCACTTCGGGAAAAATTTGGAATAG GTGATGACGATGCAGATGTCTGGACCGGTGCCAAAGATCTGACGAATAATGGTACATACCTGTTTACACAGACCAATACACAACTTGATCTTGATAATCTACCGTTTGGACTTG AAGAAGGATCAAACCGTGGAGGATGTGTAGAACTAGAGTTTAATGATGAACAGTTTTATGAAGATGGTTACTGGTATGATATATATGGTTGGTTCTGGGATGCTGATGAGTGTGACGAAGATGAGCTTTATGTGTGCGAGTTTCCAGTTGTAAGATTAGATACATTTTGTAGAAAAGATACATATACTATTAATTCAAACGTTAAAAACTATCAATCGATTGATTATTAA